TCTCCCAGGCGATCATCGCCGACATCGTGCCGGCCTCGGAGCGCGGCAAGTACCTCGGCCCGCTGGGCGCGGTGTTCGGACTCTCCGCCGTCGGCGGACCCCTGCTCGGTGGCTTCTTCGTCGACCACCTCACCTGGCAGTGGGCGTTCTACATCAACATCCCCGTGGGCATCATCGCTTTCGCGATCGCCTGGTTCACCCTGCGGCTGCCGAGCAAGAAGGCCACCCAGCCCATCGACATCCTCGGTGTGGTCTTCCTCTCCGCCTTCACGACCTGCCTGATCTTCTTCACCGACTTCGGCGGCGACTCCGCCCACGGCTGGGACGCCATCGAGACCTGGCTGTTCGGTGCCGGTCTCGTCGTGGCCGCGCTCCTCTTCGTGCTCGTCGAGGCCCGCGCCAAGGACCCGATCATCCCGCTGTCGCTGTTCCGCAACCCCACCTTCATCAATGCCACCGCGATCGGCCTCACCCTGGGGCTGGGTATGTTCTCGGCCATCGGCTTCGTCCCCACCTTCCTGCAGATGTCCTCGGGCACGTCCGCCGCGGCATCCGGTCTGCTCATGCTGCCGATGATGGTGGGCCTGATCGGCACGTCGATCATCTCGGGCATCGCCATCACCAAGACCGGCAAGTACAAGATGTTCCCGATCCTCGGCACCATCCTCACGGCGCTGGCCATGGTCGCCATGACCACCCTGGCCGCGGAGACGCCGATCTGGCTGATCTGCGTCTACCTGTTCGTGTTCGGCGCCGGCCTCGGCCTGATCATGCAGGTTGTCGTGCTGGTCTCGCAGAACTCGGTCGCGCCGTCCATGATCGGCACCGCGACGAGCACGAACAACTACTTCCGCGAGGTCGGGGCGGCGCTCGGTGTGGCCGTGTTCGGCACCATTTTCACCACCCGCCTCACCGCCAACCTCACCGAGGTCTTCGCCGGCGCCGGCGCGAACGCGACGGATGCAGCCAGCGCCACCGCCAGCATCGACCCGCAGACGCTCAACGCCCTGCCCGACGCCGTGCGTGACGGTGTTGTGGCAGCGTACGCGGATGCACTCGCTCCGGTGTTCTGGTACCTGCTGCCGTTCATCGGCATCGCGTTCATCCTGGCGCTCGTGCTCAAGCAGATCCCGCTCTCCGACGTGGCCGGCATGGTCGCCCGGGGCGAGGCGGTCGGCGGAGCCGAGGCCGAGGCTCTCGAGGCCGCTCACCACGGCCACACGGGTGCGGGTGCCGCTTCGGGGGCTGCCACGCCCGCGGACAACCGCGCCGACGACGCGCTGAAGGAGCCCGAGCCCCGCTAGCTACTCGCCGAGTTGCACCAAAATGCCTCTTCGCCGTGTGCGAGGGGGCATTTTGGCGCGAGTCGCTTCCGTCGCTGAATCAGGTTCGGTCGGCAGAGGCGCCATAGGCCAATGGTCCCGGGTGTTCGGGCCGCGGGGGCCCTAGCCTGAATCCAGGCCGGTCTCGGGTAGTCCCCACGAGTGTGCGGCTTTCCCTCGACTGCGAAGGCCCGTGCCATGTCCCTCACTTTGCCCGCCCCGACCACCGTCCCCGGTGCCGACATCAGTATCCCCGTGAGCACCGACGAGATCTTCGCTGCCCACGAGGGCGGCAAGCTGCGCATCGAGCTGGCCCGCCCCATCGACACCGCGCGCGACCTGGCCGTCGTCTACACCCCCGGCGTGGCCGAGGTCAGCCGGGCCATCCACACGGATGCCGCCG
This is a stretch of genomic DNA from Cryobacterium soli. It encodes these proteins:
- a CDS encoding MDR family MFS transporter: MTITSEAPLLLTKRRIWIIFGALIAGMLLSSLDQTIVSTAMPTIVGQLGGVEHQVWLTTAYLLATTIVMPVYGKFGDVLGRRNLFLIAIALFTLASVGCAFAGDFTQLVAWRAVQGLGGGGLMILSQAIIADIVPASERGKYLGPLGAVFGLSAVGGPLLGGFFVDHLTWQWAFYINIPVGIIAFAIAWFTLRLPSKKATQPIDILGVVFLSAFTTCLIFFTDFGGDSAHGWDAIETWLFGAGLVVAALLFVLVEARAKDPIIPLSLFRNPTFINATAIGLTLGLGMFSAIGFVPTFLQMSSGTSAAASGLLMLPMMVGLIGTSIISGIAITKTGKYKMFPILGTILTALAMVAMTTLAAETPIWLICVYLFVFGAGLGLIMQVVVLVSQNSVAPSMIGTATSTNNYFREVGAALGVAVFGTIFTTRLTANLTEVFAGAGANATDAASATASIDPQTLNALPDAVRDGVVAAYADALAPVFWYLLPFIGIAFILALVLKQIPLSDVAGMVARGEAVGGAEAEALEAAHHGHTGAGAASGAATPADNRADDALKEPEPR